A stretch of DNA from Halictus rubicundus isolate RS-2024b chromosome 13, iyHalRubi1_principal, whole genome shotgun sequence:
GTACTCATTATACAACATTCTCGGTATTctctttcttttgttttcttcgtttcgttttgttttgCTTTGTTTTGTAAAATAATGCATGGCCATAATTTGTAAGTAGATGACATatttttgttccttttttttttttagttggtATCGGTGATTAGAGATACAGTTATGGTCAGGTAAACAGATTACAAGCACAATTTTACCGccaacattatatgtatacatgtatgtatatatatatgtatatatgcgaAGAATTGTTTGGATTCAATGAATCAGACTTTGCTGAATTGCAACCGCTGTTAAGACGAAAACTTACGAATCTTTATGATATATATGAGAAACATGACACAAGTGGATACATAATTGTACATTTTTACAAATACATGATTAACATTGATTTCGCATGAAATAAAAGGATAATTAAGCACACACTAGTTTGATAACATACACATTTCAtgttttctttcatttcttttttttctgttttctttctttACATTTAGTAACTGCCATGCAAATCATATCTGCAGCTTCTTAACACAAACGTAACACAGTATTATGGAACTAAAAAGTAAAACAACAtaaaggaaagaaaaagaaactttAATCATGGATTATGAGCGATTCTTTTATTGTTGTATACTTACTGTTGCAAGCCGAATGATCTTCGGATTGTACCGAGCTCaatgtacaatatgtatgtaTCGTGAAATGCATGCGATGACGAGGGATTAATGATTCAGGAGTACAAATTCTATGAAGTACCTGGTTCCGATGGTTCGCTAActatcaaataaaataacatattgTGCATTTACAATACCTGTATGGATGTTAAGATAGCAGAAACATCGTAGGTGGGACTCCAACGGTTCTGTAGAATGTCAAGACAGATGCCTCCATCGGCGTATACGTTTGGATGGAACATCTTACTAACAAATCTGACTGTAGGTGGTTTATTTGGATATTCTTCTGTAAATTCTATTATAAGTTTGAAGGTACCATCTTCGAATGGAGTGTCGTGTGGTCTGAAAAAAAGTGAATTCGATTAGAGAACTAAAATAGTAGATCCACTCTACCTGCTCGTGTTTATGTTTGTTCTTTAAAGCTCACCCAAATATAACTGCATTCCATATCATAATATTATTGTCTGTAGGTGCTCCTGATACTCCAGTGGGTGGGTCTTCTTGTAATCTGTATACAAACCAACATTTCATTAGGAATGTGTAAATGTAAATATATGCATACGAAAACTACaatgttttttctatttttctttctctttgcaAGCATTGATGAGGAAGCAATTCTTAAATATCTCACAAAGCATATTTATCGAACATGTTCTCGATAAACTGTTGGTAAATATAATGTTCTATTCGAAGGAACATCTTGTACGAAGAATAAATTTAGATCTCCCACCACTTTTGATGTCGTACTCGATGTCTGTTTATATAAAACACTTTTTGTGCAacaacatatacatacattatcACACTCTTTGAATGTTCTCTCGCGTATCAATTGTTGTTGCACAGCCaaagataataaaaaagaaaccgTCACTGTTCTTTCAGAACGAACAATCTAAATAAACACATGATCCGTCTACTAGAGATTATTTAACGGTTTAATTTTTTGCGAATAGACTTGAATTTTGATCGCGAAACGATAAATCACTCGCGGTAACATAATCTAAGCtagtctctttttttttttttaatatagcaCAGTCACTGAATATACTATTAATAGACTTCCGGCAGGTAAAACGTTAACACGACTTTCGACAAACGACTGTACAGCTTACAGTCGAGTCAACCGAAGCGAGGGACTTTCCAAAACAATAGCAACAGTCTACCTAGTGATCGAGACGTGTGTTTATTTACGTCAGAAAAAAGGTTACTACGGGTCAGTCGTATATTAATCGGAATCAATTACAGGAGAAATCAAAATATAAACAAAACCACAGtcacgcgcgcgcgagagagagtgagataaagagagagagagagagaaaaagagagagagagagaaagacagagcaACGCTTGACCATCTATCGAAAGATCGGCGTGAAATCCTAGTAGTAGTCGTAATGGTTTCGAATCTTGATCAGCCATCGAAATCGTTCTGGTCGTGAGGATATACAAATGAAACGCAGTAAACGATGGCGAAGCAGGTTCCTACGTTCCTAATAATAACTTCTTGCGAGACGGAGCAGAATGACGTTGATCGAGTCGTGTGTGTAACCCTCGCAATTCCATTTCGGTTCCCGTCAAGGGAAAAGCGTTCGGTGTGGTGCATCGCAAAAATAAAAAGGTTACGGGCCAAGGAAAGCGACGgaattatagaaaattcgattcGCAATGGCGGTGTACATGACACCGCGAAAGCGATGACACAGGAATGTTAAGATAGCCACGGTACCTCTTAAAATCTCTCATTAGTCTCCTTCTAGCGGGGGTAGACATCCCTCACGAATGGGCTCGTCGCACCGAAATCGTTCGATTCGGACGAATTCCAGAACGTTTCACGACGACCGTGGACACACGCACAGGTTACGCGTGAATTCCTCTGGCCGAATAAATATGTAATCGCAGGGCCGCGCGGCGGTTGCTCCGACGACCTCGTCGCATACACGAGAACGCCAGTTgtttctgttctgttctgttgcGTACGTCTTTGCCTTTTGTCAGTCCGAAGGCCACCCTATCCGCGCGATATACCGTTATAAGCTTGTTCAAAATTAGTTTCACCGAACAGGTTCTTCCCGATTGGCACTCGACCGCACCGCGTATCGATAGTCCAACAGACACCCGATGATTTTCACTCGCCCCTCGCTCCCGAGAAAAAACCCACTAGCATGGGAAAAACCTACGTAACGATCACCCTGAGAAATTCGTTCACCGGACTGCCAAACCACGGACAGCTGGATAGATATACGGAGGGGATAAAGAACGAACTGTTTTGCGCATGACGTCACTAACTAAAATCGGACTACTCGACCAATAGTCGATGCCCGTACCCGTGTTTGTTCTTTCGATTTCGAAACGATCTCGAGGAACCCGAGACGGGTGTGACCGACGAACGGGGTAATCGGTGTCGGGAAAAACGAA
This window harbors:
- the Ubc6 gene encoding ubiquitin conjugating enzyme 6 isoform X2 gives rise to the protein MSTPARRRLMRDFKRLQEDPPTGVSGAPTDNNIMIWNAVIFGPHDTPFEDGTFKLIIEFTEEYPNKPPTVRFVSKMFHPNVYADGGICLDILQNRWSPTYDVSAILTSIQSLLSDPNPNSPANSMAAQLYKENRREYEKRVKVCVEQSFMD
- the Ubc6 gene encoding ubiquitin conjugating enzyme 6 isoform X1 encodes the protein MSTPARRRLMRDFKRLQEDPPTGVSGAPTDNNIMIWNAVIFGPHDTPFEDGTFKLIIEFTEEYPNKPPTVRFVSKMFHPNVYADGGICLDILQNRWSPTYDVSAILTSIQSLLDEPNPNSPANSLAAQLYQENKREYEKRVATVVEQSWLNFQESHTEDPR
- the Ubc6 gene encoding ubiquitin conjugating enzyme 6 isoform X3 produces the protein MIWNAVIFGPHDTPFEDGTFKLIIEFTEEYPNKPPTVRFVSKMFHPNVYADGGICLDILQNRWSPTYDVSAILTSIQSLLDEPNPNSPANSLAAQLYQENKREYEKRVATVVEQSWLNFQESHTEDPR